Part of the Quercus robur chromosome 5, dhQueRobu3.1, whole genome shotgun sequence genome, tttttttttttttgtggaaataAAGCTATGGCCTcatcttttttttgagaaacctatCGCCTCATCCTTAAGACTTAAGTGCATGTTAAGCACCATTATTTCTAATGACGCATGGTAAATATTATCACCATGCGTGTTAAACTTCATTAATTCAAGTAGGCTGCTcccttgttctttttctttcaagcCCCTTCCATTCCTGACCTGCACCCCTAATTCCAAAATATGTATTCATACTTCTGGACTTTGTAAATGCAATTCTAACTCATctttttgatttcttatttCTTTCAGTCTAAGGTTTTATCAAATTCGTTAATTGATTTCTTTCTATCACGGTTGGGGGTACTAGGAGTAGGAGTTTTCTTTTTCCCTAGTAGGGTGGGAATATTTGAATCCAAGTTATCCACGGAGAGAGATAGGTATATCCAACTTCTCCCATGTAGAGAACTTTATCCCTGATTGCCATTGGTAATTGAAGTATAGGCAATTTACCTCCTTTGCACTCTGGTATATTCAATATTGTTAAGTataattcccataaaaaaatattgtttaaagtataataattcaaaaatactgCACACCAAATCAACTTGGACGCCAAGAACAACAAAGCTACTTAAAGCTACTTTTATTTAATGGACTATTAAAGGACAAGATGGAACAAAAACCTATAACATGTTTTACTGGATTAAAAGCATGTAACTTTAGAAACAAAAACGTAATATTTCTCCTCCTAGTCAGGTGAAGTCGTCGAAtcaaaattcttcttcttcttcaatgtTTCTCCTTCTTGGGAAGAAGCTTCTCCCTTAGCTCTGCAACATTAATCTCACCAAAGTGACTCTCCGGAATCCAATTGCCACTCTTTGGATCTCTCATCCAAAAGATCTCTTTCTGCTCTTCAGCCACAGTGCCGCCAGATTCGGCAGCCTTCTTCACCGCTGTCATTACCGGCTGCACCCTTGCATTCTCCACTGCCACCGAGTATGCCCTCCTATAgtaaccacacaaaaaaaaaaaatcatgtcaagAACAAGGAACCCTTATATAGTACCAGaacacaaaagaagaagatggcCCATGAATATGATGATTGAAAATTAAATgtataagagaaaaaaacagGCACAAACCTTAGAAGGAGAAGGTTGTCGATGGGAACCCTAGCCATGATGACTTGAAGAAAGAATGAAGGTGTAGATGATTAATAGAGGATTAATAAGGATTTCAAATATATAGAGATAAAAGATAGGGATGTACGTGAAGAGTTTGAAGGAGGAAgggattatttataattttatataggCAAAATAGAGTGGCGGTCGGTCTTAGTTGTAACTTAAAAAGTAGGAGAATCCCTTTGGTTCCTTGTTTTAAAGGGATAAGtaattgttttggtttttgaattggATAACGTATTGGAAACGCCCTGGCGCTAATAAATCAAGTGGatttccttatttatttttatctggaattaggatttattattattattattattattatattttttttcctttaacaaCTAGGATTTCTTGGTGGCCAATTAAACACAGCAAAATCATAGATTTATGCCTTctgttttttcccctttaataACCAGGATTTCTTGGTGAccaattaaacaattaaaaaaaaaa contains:
- the LOC126728979 gene encoding uncharacterized protein LOC126728979, yielding MARVPIDNLLLLRRAYSVAVENARVQPVMTAVKKAAESGGTVAEEQKEIFWMRDPKSGNWIPESHFGEINVAELREKLLPKKEKH